In a genomic window of Mus pahari chromosome 8, PAHARI_EIJ_v1.1, whole genome shotgun sequence:
- the Oxgr1 gene encoding 2-oxoglutarate receptor 1, translated as MTEPLDSLVNDSDFLDYTTALGNCTDEQISFKMQYLPIIYSIIFLVGFPGNTVAISIYIFKMRPWRGSTVIMLNLALTDLLYLTSLPFLIHYYASGENWIFGDFMCKFIRFGFHFNLYSSILFLTCFSLFRYVVIIHPMSCFSIQKTRWAVVACAGVWVISLVAVMPMTFLITSTTRTNRSACLDLTSSDDLTTIKWYNLILTATTFCLPLVIVTLCYTTIISTLTHGPRTHSYFKQKARRLTFLLLLVFYICFLPFHILRVIRIESRLLSISCSIESHIHEAYIVSRPLAALNTFGNLLLYVVVSNNFQQAFCSVVRCKASGDLEQAKKDSCSNNP; from the coding sequence ATGACCGAGCCACTGGACAGTCTAGTCAATGATTCAGATTTCCTGGATTACACAACTGCTTTGGGAAACTGCACCGACGAGCAAATCTCATTCAAGATGCAGTACCTTCCCATCATCTATAGCATCATCTTCCTCGTGGGCTTCCCGGGGAACACAGTGGCCATCTCCATCTACATTTTCAAGATGCGGCCGTGGAGGGGCAGTACGGTCATCATGTTGAACCTGGCCTTGACAGACTTGCTGTATCTGACCAGCCTCCCTTTCCTCATCCATTACTATGCAAGTGGTGAAAACTGGATCTTTGGAGATTTCATGTGCAAGTTCATCCGCTTCGGCTTCCACTTCAACCTGTACAGCAGCATTCTCTTCCTCACCTGCTTTAGTCTCTTCCGTTATGTTGTGATCATTCACCCAATGAGCTGCTTTTCTATTCAGAAAActcgctgggcagtggtagctTGTGCTGGGGTGTGGGTCATTTCTTTGGTAGCTGTCATGCCCATGACTTTCCTGATCACATCAACCACCCGGACCAATAGGTCTGCTTGTCTTGACCTCACCAGTTCAGATGACCTCACTACTATTAAGTGGTACAATCTCATTTTGACAGCCACCACTTTCTGCCTGCCATTGGTGATAGTGACACTTTGCTACACAACAATTATCAGTACCCTGACCCATGGACCTCGGACCCACAGCTACTTTAAGCAGAAAGCTCGGAGGCTGACTTTTCTGCTCCTCCTTGTGTTCTATATATGTTTCTTACCCTTCCACATCTTGAGGGTCATTCGGATCGAATCTCGCCTGCTTTCAATCAGCTGCTCCATTGAGAGTCACATCCATGAAGCTTACATTGTTTCTAGACCATTAGCTGCCCTCAACACCTTTGGCAACCTGCTGTTATATGTCGTGGTCAGCAATAACTTCCAGCAGGCGTTCTGCTCTGTAGTGAGATGCAAAGCCAGTGGGGACCTTGAACAAGCAAAGAAAGACAGTTGCTCAAACAATCCTTGA